One Pseudomonas sp. HOU2 genomic window carries:
- the trxA gene encoding thioredoxin TrxA → MSSDLIKHVSDASFEADVLKAEGAVLVDYWAEWCGPCKMIAPVLDEIAETYKGKLTVAKLNIDENQETPAKHGVRGIPTLMLFKNGNVEATKVGALSKSQLAAFLDANI, encoded by the coding sequence ATGAGCAGCGATCTTATCAAACACGTTAGCGACGCCAGCTTCGAAGCCGACGTACTCAAGGCCGAAGGCGCTGTACTGGTCGACTACTGGGCTGAATGGTGCGGCCCTTGCAAAATGATCGCTCCGGTTCTGGACGAGATTGCCGAGACTTACAAAGGCAAGCTGACCGTTGCCAAACTGAACATCGACGAAAACCAGGAAACCCCGGCCAAGCATGGCGTGCGTGGTATCCCGACGCTGATGCTGTTCAAGAACGGCAACGTTGAAGCGACCAAAGTCGGCGCCCTGTCGAAGTCGCAACTGGCTGCTTTCCTCGACGCCAACATCTAA
- a CDS encoding FCD domain-containing protein, whose product MNSISRAVPEVALQAIRKLITEQGFGAGDALPSQRDLAVQLGVSRASLREALSSLSALGVVSIQPGKGVFVQTPVEITQGDNAPGWPFAAQASPLDIFQLRYALEGFAAGLAAVTLSTFDLDALEDNVAAMREQLKAGDFEAAAKLDFEFHRRILLASGNQAMLSILTASAEIFLESQKLPFIRAERALETWQEHRKILRALARRASAAAQKAMQEHVRNAALRTGISFIAPATA is encoded by the coding sequence ATGAACTCGATCTCTCGCGCCGTACCCGAAGTGGCGCTGCAAGCCATCCGCAAACTGATCACCGAACAGGGCTTTGGTGCGGGTGATGCGTTGCCGTCGCAACGGGATCTGGCGGTGCAACTGGGGGTCAGCCGGGCGTCGTTGCGGGAGGCGCTGTCGTCGCTCAGTGCGCTGGGCGTGGTCAGCATCCAGCCGGGCAAAGGCGTATTCGTGCAAACACCGGTGGAGATCACGCAGGGTGACAATGCGCCGGGCTGGCCGTTTGCGGCGCAGGCTTCCCCGCTGGACATCTTTCAGTTGCGCTATGCGCTGGAGGGTTTTGCCGCCGGGCTGGCAGCGGTGACCCTGAGCACGTTCGACCTGGATGCGCTTGAGGACAATGTCGCGGCGATGCGCGAGCAGTTGAAGGCCGGCGATTTCGAGGCGGCGGCGAAACTCGACTTCGAATTTCACCGGCGCATTCTGCTGGCCAGCGGCAATCAGGCGATGCTGAGCATCCTCACCGCCAGCGCCGAGATCTTTCTGGAGAGCCAGAAGCTACCGTTCATCCGCGCCGAACGGGCACTGGAAACCTGGCAGGAGCATCGCAAGATCCTTCGTGCGCTGGCACGCCGGGCATCCGCTGCGGCCCAGAAGGCCATGCAGGAACACGTGCGCAACGCCGCCCTGCGCACCGGAATTTCCTTCATTGCCCCCGCCACGGCGTGA
- a CDS encoding transporter substrate-binding domain-containing protein, which produces MSLRYSALLTALFASLLLSQAPAHADGLDDVIKRGTLKVAVPQDFPPFGSVGPDMKPRGLDIDTAKLLAEQLKVKLELTPVNSTNRIPFLTTGKVDLVISSLGKNPEREKVIDFSHAYAPFYLAVFGPPDAAISSLDDLKGKTISVTRGAIEDIELTKVAPEGVTIKRFEDNNSTIAAYLAGQVDLIASGNVVMVAISEKNPKRVPALKVKLKDSPVYVGVNKNEPALLGKVNEILATAKADGALEKNSQTWLKEPLPADL; this is translated from the coding sequence ATGAGCCTGCGTTACAGCGCCCTCCTCACCGCCCTGTTTGCCAGCCTGCTGCTGAGCCAGGCCCCCGCCCACGCCGACGGTCTGGACGACGTGATCAAACGCGGCACACTGAAAGTCGCCGTGCCTCAGGACTTCCCGCCGTTCGGCTCGGTCGGCCCGGACATGAAACCCCGTGGTCTGGACATCGACACGGCAAAACTGCTGGCCGAGCAACTCAAGGTCAAACTCGAGCTGACCCCGGTCAACAGCACCAACCGCATTCCGTTCCTCACCACCGGCAAGGTCGATCTGGTGATCTCCAGCCTGGGCAAGAACCCGGAGCGCGAGAAAGTCATCGACTTCTCCCACGCCTACGCGCCGTTCTACCTCGCGGTGTTCGGCCCGCCTGACGCAGCGATCAGCAGCCTTGACGACCTCAAGGGCAAAACCATCAGCGTCACCCGTGGTGCGATCGAAGACATCGAGCTGACCAAGGTCGCCCCCGAAGGCGTGACCATCAAACGTTTCGAAGACAACAACTCGACCATCGCCGCCTACCTCGCCGGGCAAGTGGACCTGATCGCCAGCGGCAACGTGGTGATGGTGGCGATCAGCGAGAAGAACCCGAAACGCGTGCCGGCGCTGAAAGTGAAGCTCAAGGATTCGCCGGTCTACGTCGGCGTGAACAAGAACGAGCCGGCGCTGCTGGGCAAGGTCAACGAGATCCTCGCCACCGCCAAGGCTGATGGTGCGCTGGAGAAAAACTCGCAGACCTGGCTCAAGGAGCCACTGCCGGCCGATCTCTGA
- a CDS encoding amino acid ABC transporter permease, with protein sequence MAYQFDFMPVLQNTDLLLRGALFTLELTAIGALFGVGVGIVGALVRAWNIRPFSALFGVYVELIRNTPFLVQLFFIFFGLPSLGVQISEWQAAVLAMVINLGAYSTEIIRAGIQAIPRGQLEAAAALAMSRFEAFRHVILLPALGKVWPALSSQIIIVMLGSAVCSQIATEELSFAANFIQSRNFRAFETYALTTLIYLCMALLIRQLLNWVGRRYIARSSR encoded by the coding sequence ATGGCTTATCAGTTCGATTTCATGCCGGTGCTGCAAAACACCGACCTGCTGTTGCGCGGCGCCCTGTTCACCCTGGAACTGACGGCCATTGGTGCGCTGTTCGGGGTTGGCGTGGGCATCGTCGGCGCGCTGGTGCGGGCGTGGAACATCCGCCCGTTCTCGGCACTCTTCGGCGTCTACGTCGAGTTGATCCGCAACACGCCGTTTCTGGTGCAGCTGTTCTTCATCTTCTTCGGCCTGCCGTCGCTTGGGGTGCAGATTTCCGAGTGGCAGGCAGCGGTGCTGGCGATGGTGATCAACCTCGGTGCGTACTCGACCGAGATCATTCGCGCCGGCATCCAGGCGATTCCGCGCGGCCAACTGGAAGCCGCCGCCGCACTGGCGATGAGCCGTTTCGAAGCGTTCCGCCACGTGATCCTGCTGCCGGCACTGGGCAAGGTCTGGCCGGCCCTGAGCAGCCAGATCATCATCGTCATGCTCGGCTCGGCGGTGTGTTCGCAGATCGCCACCGAAGAGCTGAGCTTCGCTGCCAACTTCATTCAATCGCGCAACTTCCGCGCCTTTGAAACCTACGCGCTGACCACGCTGATCTACCTGTGCATGGCGCTGCTGATCCGCCAGTTGCTGAACTGGGTCGGTCGCCGCTATATCGCAAGGAGCAGCCGATGA
- a CDS encoding amino acid ABC transporter permease has protein sequence MSDFTFWDILRNLLTGLQWTLALSLVAFIGGGIVGLLILVMRISKNPLPSNIARTWIELFQGTPLLMQLFLVFFGVALAGIEISPWMAAAIALTLFTSAYLAEIWRGCVEAIPNGQWEASSSLALNPLEQLRYVILPQALRIAVAPTVGFSVQVVKGTAVTSIIGFTELTKTGGMLANATFEPFMVYGLVALGYFLLCYPLSLSARYLERRLHASA, from the coding sequence ATGAGCGACTTCACCTTCTGGGACATCCTGCGCAACCTGCTCACCGGCCTGCAATGGACGCTGGCGCTGTCGCTGGTGGCGTTCATCGGTGGCGGGATCGTCGGGCTGCTGATTCTGGTCATGCGCATCTCGAAGAACCCGTTGCCGAGCAACATCGCTCGCACCTGGATCGAGCTGTTCCAGGGCACACCGCTGCTGATGCAGCTGTTTCTGGTGTTCTTCGGCGTGGCGCTGGCCGGGATTGAAATCTCGCCGTGGATGGCGGCGGCGATTGCCCTGACATTATTCACCAGCGCCTATCTGGCGGAGATCTGGCGCGGTTGCGTCGAAGCGATCCCCAATGGCCAGTGGGAGGCCTCGTCGAGCCTGGCACTGAATCCACTGGAGCAGTTGCGCTACGTGATCCTGCCGCAGGCGCTGCGCATCGCGGTGGCGCCGACCGTGGGTTTCTCGGTGCAAGTGGTGAAAGGCACGGCGGTGACCTCGATCATCGGCTTCACCGAGCTGACCAAGACCGGCGGCATGCTCGCCAACGCCACCTTCGAACCGTTCATGGTCTACGGCCTCGTCGCCCTCGGCTACTTCCTGCTCTGCTACCCCTTGTCGCTCAGTGCGCGCTACCTGGAAAGGAGACTGCATGCCTCTGCTTAG
- a CDS encoding amino acid ABC transporter ATP-binding protein, which translates to MPLLRISALHKYYGDHHVLKGIDLSVEEGQVVAIIGRSGSGKSTLLRTLNGLESINDGVIEVDGEYLDAARADLRSLRQKVGMVFQQFNLFPHLTVGENVMLAPQVVQKVPKAKAAELARKMLERVGLGEKFDAFPDRLSGGQQQRVAIARALAMSPKVLLCDEITSALDPELVNEVLAVVRQLAKEGMTLIMVTHEMRFAREVGDKLVFMHHGKVHEVGDPKVLFANPQTAELANFIGTVEAAN; encoded by the coding sequence ATGCCTCTGCTTAGAATTTCCGCCCTGCATAAATACTACGGCGATCACCACGTGCTCAAAGGCATCGACCTGAGCGTCGAGGAAGGCCAGGTGGTGGCGATCATCGGCCGCAGCGGCTCGGGCAAATCGACCCTGCTGCGCACCCTCAACGGCCTGGAGTCGATCAACGACGGCGTGATCGAAGTCGATGGCGAATACCTCGACGCCGCCCGCGCCGACCTGCGCAGCCTGCGGCAGAAAGTCGGCATGGTGTTCCAGCAGTTCAACCTGTTCCCGCATCTGACCGTGGGCGAAAACGTGATGCTCGCCCCGCAAGTGGTGCAGAAAGTACCGAAGGCCAAGGCGGCCGAACTGGCGCGCAAGATGTTGGAGCGCGTCGGGCTGGGGGAGAAATTCGACGCCTTCCCGGATCGTTTGTCCGGTGGGCAGCAACAGCGGGTGGCGATTGCCCGGGCGCTGGCGATGTCGCCGAAAGTGCTGCTGTGCGACGAAATCACCTCGGCGCTGGACCCGGAACTGGTCAACGAAGTGCTCGCCGTGGTGCGCCAACTGGCCAAGGAAGGCATGACCTTGATCATGGTCACCCACGAAATGCGTTTTGCCCGGGAAGTCGGCGACAAGCTGGTGTTCATGCACCATGGCAAGGTGCATGAAGTGGGGGATCCGAAGGTGTTGTTTGCCAATCCGCAGACGGCGGAGCTGGCGAATTTCATTGGCACCGTGGAAGCCGCCAACTGA
- the ppx gene encoding exopolyphosphatase: MPQSKAKNLSLIAAIDLGSNSFHMVVAKAQNGEIRILERLGEKVQLAAGIDDERHLNEESMQRGLDCLKRFAQLINGMPLGAVRIVGTNALREARNRLEFIHRAEEILGHPVEVISGREEARLIYLGVSHTLADTPGKRLVADIGGGSTEFIIGQRFEPLLRESLQMGCVSFTQRYFKDGKITPARYAQAYTAARLEIMSIEHALHRLTWDEAIGSSGTIRAIGLALKAGGHGTGEVNAEGLAWLKRRLFKLGDVDKIDFEGIKPDRRAIFPAGLAILEAIFDALELQRMDHCEGALREGVLYDLLGRHHHEDVRERTLTSLMERYHVDLEQAARVERKALHAFDQVAADWELDDGIWRELLGWAAKVHEVGLDIAHYHYHKHGAYLIEHSDLAGFSREDQQMLALLVRGHRRNIPKDKFAEFGDDGDKLIRLCVLLRFAILFHHIRGTQAMPQVTLHAKGNTLDVEFPENWLDENQLTQADFGLEADWLTRVGIVLTVH, translated from the coding sequence ATGCCGCAATCCAAAGCCAAGAATCTGTCCTTGATCGCCGCAATCGACCTGGGCTCCAACAGCTTCCACATGGTCGTGGCCAAGGCCCAGAACGGTGAAATCCGCATTCTGGAGCGCCTCGGAGAGAAAGTGCAGCTCGCCGCCGGTATCGACGATGAGCGCCATCTCAACGAAGAATCGATGCAGCGCGGCCTCGACTGCCTCAAGCGCTTTGCCCAACTGATCAACGGCATGCCACTGGGCGCCGTGCGGATCGTCGGCACCAACGCCCTGCGCGAAGCGCGCAACCGCCTGGAATTTATCCACCGCGCCGAAGAAATCCTCGGCCACCCGGTGGAAGTCATCTCCGGCCGTGAAGAAGCGCGGCTGATTTATCTGGGCGTTTCGCACACCCTCGCCGACACCCCGGGCAAGCGTCTGGTGGCGGACATCGGCGGCGGCAGTACCGAATTCATCATCGGGCAGCGTTTTGAACCGCTGCTGCGCGAAAGCCTGCAAATGGGCTGCGTCAGCTTCACTCAACGCTACTTCAAGGACGGCAAGATCACCCCGGCCCGTTACGCCCAGGCGTACACCGCGGCACGGCTGGAGATCATGAGCATCGAGCACGCCCTGCACCGCCTGACTTGGGATGAGGCCATCGGCTCCTCGGGCACCATCCGCGCCATCGGCCTGGCGCTGAAGGCCGGCGGGCATGGCACCGGCGAAGTCAACGCCGAAGGCCTGGCCTGGCTCAAACGTCGTCTGTTCAAACTGGGGGATGTCGACAAGATCGACTTCGAAGGCATCAAGCCTGACCGTCGGGCGATCTTCCCGGCGGGCCTGGCGATTCTCGAAGCAATCTTCGACGCCCTCGAACTGCAACGCATGGATCATTGCGAAGGCGCGCTGCGTGAAGGCGTGCTCTACGACCTGCTCGGCCGCCATCATCACGAAGACGTGCGCGAACGCACCCTGACTTCGCTGATGGAGCGTTATCACGTTGACCTGGAACAAGCCGCGCGAGTCGAACGTAAAGCCTTGCACGCCTTCGATCAGGTCGCCGCGGACTGGGAGCTGGATGACGGCATCTGGCGTGAACTGCTGGGCTGGGCGGCGAAAGTCCACGAAGTCGGCCTCGACATCGCGCACTATCACTACCACAAGCACGGCGCCTACCTGATCGAGCACTCTGACCTCGCCGGTTTCTCCCGCGAAGACCAGCAAATGCTCGCCCTGCTGGTGCGCGGCCATCGCCGCAACATCCCCAAGGACAAGTTCGCCGAGTTCGGTGACGACGGCGACAAGCTGATCCGCCTGTGCGTGCTGCTGCGCTTCGCGATCCTGTTCCACCACATCCGTGGCACCCAGGCGATGCCGCAAGTGACGCTGCACGCCAAAGGCAACACCCTTGACGTGGAATTCCCGGAGAACTGGCTGGATGAGAATCAGCTGACCCAGGCCGACTTTGGCCTTGAGGCCGACTGGCTGACGCGGGTTGGCATCGTGCTAACAGTCCACTGA
- the ppk1 gene encoding polyphosphate kinase 1: MNTEGLTEVAVKEAQPVVEQITETPPELEPAPPAPVTEAVAAAPVIAIPGLDDSSLYIHRELSQLQFNIRVLEQALDESYPLLERLKFLLIFSSNLDEFFEIRVAGLKKQITFAREQAGADGLQPHQALARISELVHGHVDRQYAILNDILLPELEKHQVRFIRRRHWTTKIKTWVRRYFRDEIAPIITPIGLDPTHPFPLLVNKSLNFIVELEGIDAFGRDSGLAIIPAPRLLPRIIKVPEEVGGPGDNYVFLSSMIHAHADDLFQGMKVKGCYQFRLTRNADLALDSEDVEDLARALRGELFSRRYGDAVRLEVADTCPKHLSDYLLKQFNLSETELYQVNGPVNLTRLFSITGLDSHPELQYTPFTPQIPKLLQNSENIFSVVSKQDILLLHPFESFTPVVDLLRQAAKDPHVLAVRQTLYRSGANSEIVDALVDAARNGKEVTAVIELRARFDEESNLQLASRLQAAGAVVIYGVVGFKTHAKMMLILRREAGEIVRYAHLGTGNYHAGNARLYTDYSLLTSDDALCEDVGKLFSQLIGMGKTLRMKKLLHAPFTLKKGMLDMIARETQFALDGKPAHIIAKFNSLTDPKIIRALYKASQSGVRIDLVVRGMCCLRPGIAGVSHNIHVRSIIGRFLEHTRVFYFLNGGEEQMFLSSADWMERNLDKRVETCFPVEGKKLLTRVKKELELYLTDNTHSWSLQSDGRYIRNTPTGNQNPRSAQATLLERLGSPILPVSS, encoded by the coding sequence ATGAATACCGAAGGACTCACTGAAGTTGCAGTAAAAGAAGCTCAACCGGTGGTGGAGCAAATCACCGAAACTCCGCCGGAACTCGAGCCTGCGCCACCCGCGCCGGTCACCGAAGCCGTCGCGGCGGCGCCAGTGATTGCGATCCCGGGCCTGGATGACAGCAGCCTGTACATCCACCGCGAGCTCTCGCAACTGCAGTTCAACATCCGCGTGCTGGAACAGGCGCTGGACGAGTCCTATCCGTTGCTGGAGCGGCTGAAGTTCCTGCTGATCTTCTCCAGCAACCTCGACGAATTCTTTGAAATCCGCGTCGCCGGCCTGAAAAAGCAGATTACCTTCGCTCGCGAACAGGCCGGTGCCGACGGTTTGCAACCGCATCAGGCGCTGGCGCGGATCAGCGAGTTGGTGCACGGTCACGTTGACCGCCAGTACGCGATCCTCAACGACATCCTGCTGCCGGAGCTGGAAAAGCATCAAGTGCGCTTCATCCGTCGCCGTCACTGGACGACCAAGATCAAGACTTGGGTGCGCCGCTACTTCCGCGACGAGATCGCGCCGATCATCACCCCGATCGGCCTCGACCCGACGCACCCGTTCCCGTTGCTGGTGAACAAGAGCCTGAACTTCATCGTCGAACTGGAAGGCATCGACGCCTTCGGTCGCGATTCCGGTCTGGCGATCATCCCGGCACCGCGCCTGCTGCCGCGGATCATCAAGGTTCCGGAAGAAGTCGGCGGCCCGGGCGACAACTACGTGTTCCTGTCGTCGATGATCCATGCCCACGCCGATGACCTGTTCCAGGGCATGAAGGTAAAAGGCTGCTATCAGTTCCGTCTGACCCGAAACGCCGACCTGGCGCTCGATTCCGAAGATGTCGAAGACCTAGCGCGCGCCCTGCGTGGCGAGCTGTTCTCGCGGCGCTACGGTGATGCGGTGCGTCTGGAAGTCGCCGACACCTGCCCGAAACACCTCTCGGACTATCTGCTCAAGCAGTTCAACCTGAGCGAGACCGAGCTGTATCAGGTCAACGGCCCGGTCAACCTGACCCGTCTGTTCAGCATCACCGGTCTGGACAGCCACCCGGAGCTGCAATACACGCCGTTCACCCCGCAGATCCCGAAACTGCTGCAGAACAGCGAGAACATTTTCAGCGTCGTCAGCAAGCAGGACATCCTGCTGCTGCACCCGTTCGAGTCGTTCACCCCGGTGGTCGATCTGCTGCGCCAAGCGGCGAAAGACCCGCATGTTCTGGCGGTGCGCCAGACCCTGTACCGGTCCGGCGCCAACTCCGAGATCGTCGATGCACTGGTGGACGCCGCGCGTAACGGCAAGGAAGTCACCGCAGTCATCGAACTGCGTGCACGCTTTGACGAAGAGTCCAACCTGCAACTGGCCAGCCGTCTGCAAGCGGCCGGTGCGGTGGTGATTTATGGTGTGGTCGGCTTCAAGACCCACGCCAAGATGATGCTGATCCTGCGGCGTGAGGCCGGCGAGATCGTGCGTTACGCGCACCTCGGCACCGGTAACTACCACGCCGGCAACGCCCGTCTGTACACCGACTACAGCCTGCTGACTTCCGACGACGCGTTGTGCGAAGACGTCGGCAAACTGTTCAGCCAGTTGATCGGCATGGGTAAAACCCTGCGCATGAAGAAACTGCTGCATGCGCCGTTCACCCTGAAGAAGGGCATGCTCGACATGATTGCCCGGGAAACCCAGTTCGCCCTCGACGGCAAACCGGCGCACATCATTGCCAAGTTCAACTCGCTAACCGATCCGAAGATCATTCGCGCGCTGTACAAGGCCAGCCAGTCCGGCGTGCGCATCGATCTGGTGGTGCGTGGCATGTGCTGCCTGCGTCCGGGGATTGCCGGGGTTTCGCACAACATCCATGTGCGCTCGATCATCGGTCGCTTCCTTGAACACACCCGAGTGTTCTACTTCCTCAACGGCGGCGAGGAGCAGATGTTCCTCTCCAGCGCCGACTGGATGGAGCGCAACCTCGACAAGCGCGTCGAGACTTGCTTCCCGGTGGAAGGCAAGAAGCTGCTGACCCGCGTCAAGAAAGAGCTGGAGCTGTACCTGACCGACAACACCCATAGCTGGAGCCTGCAGTCGGATGGCCGTTACATCCGCAACACGCCAACCGGCAACCAGAACCCGCGCAGTGCGCAGGCGACGCTGCTGGAGCGGCTGGGCAGCCCGATTCTGCCGGTGAGCAGCTGA
- the hemB gene encoding porphobilinogen synthase, whose translation MSFTPANRLFPATRLRRNRRDDFSRRLVRENVLTVDDLILPVFVLEGENRREAVASMPGVERLTIDLLLEEAAQWVELGIPALALFPVTPVELKSLDAAEAWNPEGIAQRATRALRERFPELGVITDVALDPFTTHGQDGILDEEGYVQNDITVDALVKQALSHAEAGAQVVAPSDMMDGRIQAIREALEIAGHVNVRIMAYSAKYASAYYGPFRDAVGSAANLGKANKASYQMDPANSDEALHEVGADLSEGADMVMVKPGMPYLDILFRVKDAFKVPTFVYQVSGEYAMHMAAIQNGWLSEAVILESLTAFKRAGADGILTYFAVRAAQLLREQK comes from the coding sequence GTGAGCTTTACCCCTGCCAATCGTCTGTTCCCCGCCACTCGCTTGCGTCGCAACCGTCGTGATGATTTTTCGCGTCGGCTGGTGCGGGAAAATGTGCTGACGGTCGATGACCTGATCCTGCCGGTGTTCGTGCTTGAGGGTGAAAACCGTCGCGAAGCCGTGGCCTCGATGCCCGGTGTCGAACGCCTGACCATCGACCTGCTGCTTGAAGAAGCGGCGCAATGGGTCGAATTGGGGATTCCGGCGTTGGCGCTGTTCCCGGTCACGCCTGTCGAATTGAAATCCCTTGATGCTGCCGAAGCCTGGAACCCCGAGGGCATTGCCCAGCGCGCCACTCGCGCCTTGCGTGAGCGTTTCCCGGAATTGGGCGTGATCACTGACGTCGCCCTCGATCCGTTCACCACCCACGGTCAGGACGGCATTCTCGATGAAGAAGGCTATGTGCAGAACGACATCACCGTCGACGCACTGGTCAAGCAGGCACTGTCCCACGCTGAAGCCGGTGCTCAGGTCGTGGCGCCGTCGGACATGATGGACGGGCGTATCCAGGCGATCCGCGAAGCACTGGAGATTGCCGGCCACGTCAACGTGCGGATCATGGCCTATTCGGCCAAGTACGCCAGCGCCTATTACGGGCCGTTCCGCGATGCGGTGGGGTCGGCGGCGAATCTGGGCAAGGCCAACAAGGCCTCTTATCAGATGGACCCGGCCAACAGCGACGAAGCGCTGCACGAAGTCGGCGCGGACTTGTCTGAAGGCGCGGACATGGTCATGGTCAAACCCGGCATGCCGTACCTGGACATTCTTTTCCGGGTAAAAGATGCCTTCAAAGTGCCGACCTTCGTCTATCAGGTTAGCGGCGAATACGCCATGCACATGGCGGCGATCCAGAATGGCTGGTTGAGCGAGGCGGTAATTCTTGAATCACTGACCGCCTTTAAACGTGCCGGCGCTGATGGCATCCTGACTTACTTTGCTGTCCGTGCCGCTCAATTGTTACGAGAGCAGAAATAG
- a CDS encoding DedA family protein codes for MLQQFLHDFGYFALFLGTFFEGETILVLAGFLAFRGYMDINLVVVVAFFGSYAGDQLWYFLGRKHGRKLLARKPRWQMMGDRALEHIRKHPDIWVLSFRFVYGLRTVMPVAIGLSGYPPGRYLLLNGIGAAIWATALAAAAYHFGAVLEGMLGSIKKYELWVLGALLILGVGLWLRRRFKNARLAKQVYADEQAAKAAHLLQAEQTKPAEPKTPAE; via the coding sequence ATGCTCCAACAATTTCTGCATGACTTTGGCTACTTTGCCTTGTTCCTCGGCACGTTCTTCGAAGGCGAAACCATCCTGGTGCTCGCAGGCTTCCTCGCGTTCCGTGGATACATGGACATCAACCTGGTGGTGGTCGTGGCGTTCTTCGGCAGCTATGCCGGCGATCAGCTGTGGTACTTCCTGGGGCGCAAGCACGGGCGCAAATTGCTCGCGCGCAAACCGCGCTGGCAGATGATGGGCGACCGCGCGCTGGAGCACATCCGCAAGCACCCGGACATCTGGGTCCTGAGCTTCCGCTTCGTTTATGGCCTGCGCACGGTGATGCCGGTGGCGATCGGCCTGTCGGGTTATCCGCCGGGACGTTATCTGCTGCTCAACGGCATCGGCGCCGCAATCTGGGCCACCGCGCTGGCGGCCGCCGCCTACCACTTCGGCGCGGTCCTCGAGGGCATGCTCGGCAGCATCAAGAAGTACGAGCTGTGGGTGCTCGGTGCGCTGCTGATTCTAGGCGTTGGTCTGTGGCTGCGCCGCCGCTTCAAGAATGCGCGCCTGGCCAAGCAGGTCTATGCCGACGAGCAAGCCGCAAAAGCGGCGCACCTGCTTCAAGCGGAGCAAACCAAACCCGCCGAACCTAAGACGCCAGCCGAGTAA
- a CDS encoding sterol desaturase family protein, whose protein sequence is MDFILYAVPFFFVLIAAELLADRWRGVSHYRLADSVNSLSAGVLSTTTGLLTKSVGLLTYAFALEHLSLLRLPANGLWVWVLAFIFYDFCYYWLHRLGHERNILWAAHSVHHQSEEYNLSTALRQTSTGFLLGWIFYLPMAVLGVPLLVFVSVAAMNLLYQFWVHTRHIPKLGWFEWFFVTPSNHRAHHAQNALYMDRNYGGVFILWDRLFGTFQEEDDNEPVIFGVTTPLASWNPLWANVQFYAQLWDDARRAERPWDKLRIWFMRTGWRPADVAAKYPLNKPDLSRFRKFEVPLDSRRQWYVALQFCVYIALGSYLMGQAQHLPVAALVLGWGAVAWGLFALGVALENRPWALTVELLRLGSNLPLVWLAPLVGLWPASPLAWAGLLGYSLLSGIGLYGCRQRVTRLAS, encoded by the coding sequence ATGGACTTCATTCTGTACGCAGTGCCATTTTTCTTCGTGCTGATCGCCGCCGAACTGCTCGCCGATCGCTGGCGCGGGGTCAGTCACTATCGCCTCGCCGACTCGGTCAACAGCCTCAGCGCCGGGGTGTTGTCGACCACTACCGGACTGCTGACTAAAAGCGTCGGACTGCTGACGTATGCGTTTGCCCTGGAACATCTGTCGCTGCTCAGGCTGCCGGCGAACGGCCTCTGGGTCTGGGTGTTGGCCTTCATCTTCTATGACTTCTGCTATTACTGGCTGCACCGCTTGGGGCACGAGCGCAACATCCTCTGGGCCGCGCACTCGGTGCATCACCAGAGCGAGGAGTACAACCTCTCCACGGCGTTGCGCCAGACCAGTACCGGGTTTCTGCTGGGCTGGATCTTCTATTTGCCGATGGCCGTGCTCGGCGTGCCGCTGCTGGTGTTCGTCAGTGTCGCGGCGATGAATCTGCTGTATCAGTTTTGGGTTCACACCCGGCACATTCCCAAGCTCGGCTGGTTCGAGTGGTTCTTCGTTACGCCATCCAATCATCGTGCCCACCATGCGCAGAACGCTCTCTACATGGATCGCAACTACGGCGGGGTGTTCATTCTTTGGGATCGGCTGTTCGGTACGTTTCAGGAAGAAGACGACAACGAGCCAGTGATATTCGGTGTGACCACGCCGCTGGCGAGCTGGAATCCGCTGTGGGCCAATGTGCAGTTTTATGCGCAGTTGTGGGACGACGCGCGCCGCGCCGAACGCCCGTGGGACAAGCTGCGAATCTGGTTCATGCGCACCGGTTGGCGCCCGGCAGACGTCGCGGCGAAGTACCCGCTGAACAAGCCGGACCTGAGCCGCTTCCGCAAATTCGAAGTCCCGCTCGACAGCCGCCGCCAGTGGTATGTGGCGTTGCAGTTCTGCGTCTATATCGCGCTGGGCAGTTACCTGATGGGTCAGGCGCAGCATTTGCCAGTCGCAGCGTTGGTGCTGGGTTGGGGCGCGGTGGCGTGGGGTTTGTTTGCGCTGGGCGTGGCCCTGGAGAATCGCCCGTGGGCGTTGACGGTCGAGCTGCTGCGGCTGGGGTCGAACCTGCCGCTGGTGTGGCTGGCGCCGCTGGTGGGGCTATGGCCGGCCAGCCCGTTGGCCTGGGCTGGTTTGCTCGGTTACAGCCTGCTCAGCGGCATCGGGCTGTATGGCTGTCGCCAGCGCGTTACTCGGCTGGCGTCTTAG